A region of Myxococcus stipitatus DSM 14675 DNA encodes the following proteins:
- a CDS encoding MBL fold metallo-hydrolase, with protein MRLDRQFPASTVRLLCLLWFAPLAGGCLFAGPSHQGPATKHFDGEKFHNLGDAPSLTMPELVSAALKEPRGLWREYEDLPPGRPPPRRVGPGKLRVTLINHATVLLQADGVNVLTDPIYSDRPSPVPWVGPRRVHPPGIRFEDLPPIDVVVVSHNHYDHMDLPTLRRLEEAHHPRFIVGLGNKALLVDEGFRNVEELDWWQSTDVTPEMKVTAVPAQHRSNRGLTDMAETLWAGYVFSTTGGPVVFAGDTGLGPHFAMVAARFGPMRLSVLPIGAFRPRVIHKVHMGPEDALQAHKVLRSSTSVAMHHNTFPLAFDGQDEAKFLLLRLLAREEVRPRFWALGFGEGRMVEPLPSTSAAVAEMCGGPSPVSD; from the coding sequence ATGCGCCTGGACCGCCAGTTCCCCGCCTCGACGGTTCGCCTGTTGTGCCTGCTCTGGTTCGCGCCGCTCGCGGGGGGCTGTCTCTTCGCGGGCCCGAGCCACCAGGGCCCCGCGACGAAGCACTTCGACGGGGAGAAGTTCCACAACCTCGGTGACGCCCCCTCGTTGACGATGCCGGAGTTGGTGTCGGCGGCGCTGAAGGAGCCTCGGGGACTCTGGCGCGAGTACGAGGACCTCCCGCCCGGCCGGCCTCCGCCTCGGCGGGTGGGGCCCGGGAAGCTGCGCGTGACGCTCATCAACCACGCCACGGTGCTCCTCCAAGCGGACGGCGTGAATGTGCTGACGGACCCCATCTATTCGGACCGGCCCAGCCCCGTGCCCTGGGTGGGGCCTCGGCGGGTGCATCCTCCCGGCATCCGCTTCGAGGACCTTCCTCCCATCGACGTGGTGGTGGTGAGCCACAACCACTACGACCACATGGACCTGCCCACGCTGCGGCGACTGGAGGAGGCGCACCATCCGCGCTTCATCGTGGGCCTGGGCAACAAGGCGCTGCTGGTGGACGAGGGCTTCCGGAACGTCGAGGAGCTCGACTGGTGGCAGTCCACGGACGTGACGCCGGAGATGAAGGTGACGGCGGTGCCCGCGCAGCACCGCTCCAACCGAGGGCTCACGGACATGGCGGAGACGCTCTGGGCCGGCTACGTCTTCTCCACCACGGGGGGCCCGGTGGTCTTCGCGGGGGACACGGGCTTGGGTCCGCACTTCGCGATGGTGGCGGCGCGCTTCGGGCCCATGCGCCTGTCGGTGCTGCCCATCGGCGCGTTCCGCCCGCGTGTCATCCACAAGGTCCACATGGGGCCCGAGGACGCCTTGCAGGCGCACAAGGTGCTGCGCTCCTCCACGTCGGTGGCGATGCACCACAACACCTTCCCGCTCGCGTTCGACGGGCAGGACGAGGCGAAGTTCCTGCTGCTGCGGCTCCTCGCGCGTGAGGAGGTGCGCCCCCGCTTCTGGGCGCTGGGGTTTGGCGAGGGCCGCATGGTGGAGCCGCTGCCCTCGACGTCCGCGGCGGTGGCGGAGATGTGCGGCGGCCCGTCACCTGTCAGCGATTGA